From the genome of Clostridia bacterium, one region includes:
- a CDS encoding DUF4914 family protein: protein MESKVFKKTNLPVELSAILEQSPSITIPESREHLLQLALGDKDNMVYEVAYDIPGDGRIVEASVARCKNGAVINYTDMYMRRRDPECMVIADDEDTDKPRYKDLYGEDFEPLRKTSLDWLKEQELIIMPFMSGGKELGYPSILVAPANAGFFAAALADIQGFIPKNEIPKDFTPKAVIYLAPPFRHTHFEGKQIVVHNRLKDMHELFSYNLYPGPSAKKGIYSILLNFGEYEGWLTAHASTVRVITPYDNIITIMHEGASGGGKSEMLEEIHREPDGRILLAQDTVNAEKFFIEISDTCELQPVTDDMALCHPSLQNDSKRLVVKDAEQGWFLRINHINKYGVDPHYERLCIHPKEPLIFLNIDAAPGSTCLIWEHTMDEPGKPCPNPRVIMPRRFVPDVVDEPVEIDVRSFGVRTPPCTRENPTYGIIGLMHILPPGLAWLWRLVAPRGHNNPSITDTKGMSSEGVGSYWPFATGKRVDQANLLLEQILDTLNTRYVLIPNQHIGSYKVGFMPQWIAREYLARRGSAKFRPEHLVESRCPLLGYSLETLKLDGKYLRKSYLQPNHQSDIGNDGYDAGAKILNNFFKSELDQYLTRRLNPIGRKLIECCMNDGKIEDYLDIIQIRL from the coding sequence ATGGAAAGTAAGGTCTTTAAAAAAACAAACCTGCCGGTAGAGCTTTCAGCCATACTTGAGCAGAGTCCAAGTATTACAATCCCGGAAAGCAGAGAGCATTTGCTCCAGCTTGCGCTTGGTGACAAGGACAATATGGTATATGAAGTAGCCTATGATATTCCGGGTGATGGAAGGATAGTCGAAGCTTCAGTAGCAAGATGCAAAAATGGTGCAGTAATAAATTATACAGACATGTATATGAGGCGAAGAGATCCTGAATGCATGGTAATTGCAGATGATGAGGACACCGATAAGCCGAGATATAAAGACCTCTACGGAGAGGATTTTGAACCATTGAGAAAAACCTCTCTAGATTGGCTTAAAGAACAAGAACTTATTATAATGCCTTTTATGTCCGGAGGAAAAGAGCTAGGATATCCTAGCATCCTTGTAGCTCCTGCCAATGCAGGCTTCTTTGCGGCTGCCCTTGCTGACATACAGGGCTTTATCCCAAAGAATGAGATACCCAAGGACTTCACACCAAAGGCAGTCATATACCTGGCGCCGCCCTTCCGGCACACTCATTTTGAAGGAAAGCAGATAGTAGTGCACAACAGACTAAAAGACATGCATGAGCTGTTTTCATACAATCTTTATCCAGGTCCAAGTGCAAAGAAAGGTATTTACAGTATATTGCTGAACTTCGGTGAGTACGAAGGTTGGCTGACAGCCCACGCATCCACAGTGAGGGTCATTACTCCGTATGATAATATTATCACAATAATGCACGAAGGTGCCAGTGGCGGCGGAAAGAGTGAAATGCTCGAAGAAATCCACCGTGAGCCGGATGGACGAATCCTACTGGCTCAGGATACTGTAAATGCAGAGAAATTTTTCATAGAAATAAGCGATACCTGCGAGCTGCAGCCGGTTACCGACGACATGGCTTTATGCCATCCCTCCCTTCAGAACGACAGCAAGAGGCTTGTGGTAAAGGATGCTGAACAGGGTTGGTTCTTGAGAATCAACCATATAAACAAATATGGCGTGGATCCACACTACGAGAGACTATGCATACATCCGAAGGAACCACTGATATTTCTTAATATTGATGCTGCACCAGGTTCGACCTGCCTTATATGGGAGCATACAATGGATGAGCCCGGCAAACCGTGTCCCAACCCAAGGGTAATCATGCCCAGAAGGTTTGTTCCGGATGTGGTGGACGAGCCTGTAGAAATAGATGTCAGAAGTTTCGGGGTGAGGACGCCCCCCTGTACAAGGGAAAACCCCACCTATGGCATTATCGGCCTGATGCACATACTTCCCCCTGGACTAGCATGGTTGTGGAGACTTGTAGCTCCGAGAGGCCACAATAACCCAAGCATAACTGATACCAAAGGAATGAGCAGTGAAGGTGTTGGCTCCTACTGGCCTTTTGCTACAGGCAAGCGTGTAGACCAGGCAAACCTCTTGCTAGAGCAGATATTGGATACACTAAATACACGATATGTACTGATACCTAACCAGCATATAGGCTCTTACAAGGTTGGCTTTATGCCTCAGTGGATTGCAAGGGAATACCTGGCAAGACGCGGCAGTGCCAAGTTCAGACCGGAGCACTTGGTTGAATCCCGATGTCCGCTTCTGGGCTACTCACTGGAAACCTTGAAGCTTGACGGAAAGTACCTGCGTAAGAGCTACCTGCAGCCCAACCATCAGTCTGATATAGGCAATGATGGCTATGATGCCGGTGCAAAAATATTGAACAACTTCTTCAAGTCAGAGCTTGATCAGTATCTGACACGCCGACTGAATCCAATAGGCAGAAAGCTTATTGAGTGCTGCATGAATGATGGGAAAATAGAAGACTATTTAGATATCATACAAATAAGACTATGA
- a CDS encoding sugar phosphorylase: MVADIVKANKILGLLTTLYGDKSQEIYKDLIKLIGSWKSKAAHTAKKGWVRENDVMMITYGDSICGNSEAPLVTLKRFADRYLKDTITAVHILPMYPYTSDDGFSVVDYYRINDELGTWEDVKNLAEDYDMMYDAVVNHTSKSSDWFQGFLSGEGKYKDYFIEADPDDDYSKVIRPRTLPLLTCFDTKDGKKHVWTTFSDDQIDLNFKSPELLLEVLDVLLHYAYNGSRFIRLDAIGFAWKEKGTSCMHLMQTHAVVKLMRAVLDEVFPGTIIITETNVPQVDNISYFGNGSDEAQMVYQFPLPPLVFFSFITENAFKLSMWAKSLEETPLSVGTAYFNFLASHDGIGIRPIEGILTADERDLMLKTVVKHGGRVSFKSNSDGSKSPYELNINYMDALTDPNTVDNKKRADKFLAAQSILLSVAGVPGIYVHSLLGSQNWYEGVEKSDINRRINREKLNYGRLCKELEDSGDIRSIVFTGFSKLIRLRRQQSAFSPDASQKVLFLDERAFSFIRHNNSTDEKILVIINVSDHEYDIKHDCCGIDIVSREEISHGGIHMKPYQTRWIRC, translated from the coding sequence ATGGTAGCTGATATAGTAAAGGCGAATAAGATTCTTGGGCTTCTTACAACGCTGTATGGAGACAAGAGTCAGGAAATATATAAGGATTTAATAAAGCTTATTGGGAGTTGGAAGTCAAAAGCCGCACATACTGCCAAGAAGGGCTGGGTAAGAGAGAATGACGTCATGATGATTACTTATGGGGACTCCATCTGTGGAAACAGTGAGGCGCCATTGGTTACTCTGAAAAGGTTCGCAGACAGGTACCTCAAGGATACAATAACTGCAGTACACATACTGCCGATGTATCCGTACACCTCAGATGATGGCTTTTCGGTTGTTGACTACTATCGCATCAACGATGAGCTGGGGACTTGGGAGGATGTGAAGAACCTAGCAGAGGATTACGACATGATGTATGACGCGGTTGTGAACCATACATCCAAGTCCAGTGACTGGTTCCAAGGCTTTCTGAGCGGGGAGGGGAAGTATAAGGATTATTTCATAGAGGCTGATCCTGATGATGATTACTCAAAGGTTATAAGGCCAAGAACTCTTCCTCTTCTTACCTGCTTTGATACCAAGGATGGGAAAAAGCATGTCTGGACTACCTTCAGTGATGATCAGATAGACCTGAACTTCAAAAGTCCTGAGCTATTGCTGGAAGTATTGGATGTGCTGCTGCACTATGCCTATAATGGTTCACGTTTCATCAGGCTGGATGCTATAGGCTTTGCCTGGAAGGAAAAAGGCACCTCCTGCATGCATCTTATGCAAACCCATGCTGTTGTTAAATTGATGCGTGCCGTGCTTGATGAGGTTTTTCCAGGGACTATAATTATTACAGAAACCAACGTGCCGCAGGTTGATAATATAAGCTACTTTGGGAATGGATCTGATGAGGCACAAATGGTATACCAGTTCCCACTCCCGCCGCTAGTGTTCTTTTCGTTTATTACGGAAAACGCATTTAAGCTGAGCATGTGGGCTAAGTCATTGGAAGAAACGCCTTTATCCGTGGGCACTGCATATTTCAATTTCTTAGCTTCCCATGATGGCATCGGGATAAGGCCTATAGAAGGAATATTGACTGCCGATGAAAGAGATTTAATGCTTAAAACAGTGGTAAAGCATGGCGGGAGAGTCAGCTTCAAGTCCAACAGCGATGGCTCGAAATCCCCATATGAACTGAACATCAACTATATGGATGCACTGACTGATCCGAATACTGTGGATAATAAAAAGAGAGCGGACAAATTCCTGGCGGCCCAATCCATACTATTGTCGGTAGCAGGAGTACCAGGCATCTATGTACACAGCCTGCTGGGCTCACAGAACTGGTATGAGGGCGTAGAGAAATCAGATATCAACAGGAGGATCAATAGGGAAAAGCTGAACTATGGGAGGCTTTGCAAGGAGCTTGAAGACAGTGGAGATATAAGGAGCATTGTCTTTACGGGATTTTCAAAGCTCATCAGGCTGAGAAGGCAGCAGTCAGCATTTTCGCCAGATGCATCGCAGAAGGTGTTGTTCCTGGATGAAAGAGCCTTTTCCTTTATAAGGCACAATAATAGCACTGATGAGAAAATACTGGTCATAATAAATGTTTCAGACCATGAATATGATATAAAACATGACTGCTGCGGGATTGACATAGTATCGAGAGAGGAAATAAGCCACGGCGGCATTCACATGAAGCCGTACCAGACAAGATGGATAAGATGCTAA
- a CDS encoding glycosyl hydrolase family 65 protein translates to MLRYDKGIGEYQNWVLCEDKYDSRYQGKCESTMALGNGYLGVRSALEETYVGQTRNFFVAGTYNRFHPGEVTELPNAADFTEIQIYLNSELFTMDTGKVAEYARYLNLKEAELTREVLWESPAKEVYKLVFKRFVSLEDLHVIAFKLTVTPMSGDAKIRIKTGIDGRMTNSGSQHFSEGEKRVYNRKLMQLVQTTTESHIDFVINCSCKGYPGDNDRMAVSEAVEYGVERRKIYGMYEFEAKKDMVITFEKLANVFTSRDKEYIKDCKLEELKKHSLEHLKSILALGYDTLFAKSRDKWAAYWDEVRIDIESSSNEDLLALRFAQYHLLIAAPVHDERFSIGAKGLTGEGYKAHVFWDTEMFMLPYFQYNSPQITRQLLTYRYNNLEGARKKAKDYGYEGAMYPWETAFTGDEETPEWAALNIHTGKPTKVWAGVKEHHITADIAYMVWQYYLSTGDTDFMEKYGYEMIFECAWFWCSRLYWNDGQGRYELRDVIGPDEYTEHIDNNAYTNYMAHYVISIALKLYDTMRKERLPLFTLLDEKLSLSKRYDTYQSAVEKLYLPKEGKNGVIPQDDTFLNKKEIDIEKYRDDDIKQSILLHYSRSQIIDMQVLKQADVVMLLYTLRKLFDSKTIEASWEYYEKRTIHDSSLSSAIHSIVACHFRNISGAYSFFKDACRIDMGQSPVSSNTGIHTAAMGGIWLAVVMGFGGLFNNEGQLKIDPMLPEEWTRLNYGIYWRGRKIRIEVTTGNVTITSPSQGETLLKVHGREYLLRERLVIDKEEVLYGS, encoded by the coding sequence ATGCTGAGATATGACAAAGGTATAGGGGAATATCAAAACTGGGTTTTGTGTGAGGATAAATATGACTCCAGATACCAGGGCAAGTGCGAAAGCACAATGGCCCTGGGAAATGGCTACCTTGGCGTGCGTTCTGCCTTGGAGGAAACCTATGTAGGACAGACAAGGAACTTTTTTGTTGCGGGTACTTATAATCGTTTTCATCCGGGCGAGGTCACAGAGCTGCCAAATGCCGCTGATTTTACTGAAATACAGATATACCTGAATTCTGAGCTGTTTACAATGGATACAGGCAAAGTAGCGGAGTACGCAAGGTATCTTAATTTGAAGGAAGCGGAGCTAACCAGGGAGGTCCTTTGGGAAAGCCCGGCCAAGGAAGTATATAAGCTTGTGTTCAAACGCTTTGTATCCCTTGAAGATTTGCACGTAATTGCTTTTAAGCTGACTGTCACTCCAATGAGCGGGGATGCCAAGATCAGGATAAAGACGGGCATAGACGGCAGGATGACTAACTCAGGAAGCCAGCACTTCAGTGAAGGTGAGAAGCGGGTCTACAACAGGAAACTCATGCAGCTGGTGCAGACAACCACCGAATCACACATAGATTTTGTTATAAATTGCAGCTGCAAGGGCTATCCGGGGGATAACGACCGCATGGCGGTTTCAGAGGCAGTGGAATACGGGGTTGAACGCAGGAAAATATATGGGATGTATGAATTTGAAGCAAAAAAGGACATGGTTATAACCTTTGAAAAGCTTGCAAATGTATTTACATCAAGGGATAAGGAATATATAAAAGACTGCAAGCTTGAGGAATTGAAAAAGCATTCCCTGGAGCACCTGAAAAGCATCCTTGCATTGGGTTATGATACCCTCTTTGCAAAAAGTAGGGATAAGTGGGCTGCTTATTGGGATGAGGTAAGAATAGACATCGAAAGCAGCAGCAATGAGGATTTACTTGCCTTGAGGTTCGCACAGTACCACTTGCTTATTGCTGCTCCGGTTCACGACGAGAGATTCAGCATCGGGGCAAAGGGGCTGACAGGAGAAGGCTATAAGGCACATGTATTCTGGGATACTGAGATGTTCATGCTCCCATATTTCCAGTACAACTCACCCCAAATAACCAGGCAGCTGCTCACTTACAGATATAACAACCTGGAGGGGGCACGAAAGAAAGCAAAGGATTATGGTTATGAGGGAGCAATGTACCCATGGGAGACAGCATTTACCGGAGATGAAGAAACACCTGAATGGGCCGCATTGAATATTCATACAGGTAAGCCGACCAAGGTATGGGCAGGGGTAAAGGAGCACCATATAACTGCTGATATAGCTTATATGGTTTGGCAGTATTACCTCTCCACAGGAGATACCGATTTCATGGAGAAATACGGCTATGAGATGATTTTCGAGTGTGCATGGTTCTGGTGCAGCCGATTATATTGGAACGACGGGCAAGGAAGGTATGAGTTAAGGGATGTCATAGGTCCCGACGAATATACAGAGCACATCGATAATAATGCATATACAAATTACATGGCTCATTATGTCATATCCATAGCTCTGAAGCTTTATGACACTATGCGCAAGGAACGGCTTCCACTGTTCACACTGTTGGATGAGAAGCTCAGCCTGAGCAAGAGGTATGACACATACCAGTCAGCGGTGGAGAAGCTGTATTTGCCTAAAGAGGGCAAAAACGGGGTTATACCTCAGGATGACACTTTCTTAAACAAGAAGGAAATTGATATAGAAAAATACAGGGATGACGATATAAAGCAGAGCATACTGCTGCACTATTCCAGAAGTCAGATTATCGATATGCAGGTGCTGAAGCAGGCTGATGTGGTTATGCTGCTCTACACCTTGAGGAAGCTCTTTGATAGCAAGACAATCGAAGCTTCATGGGAATATTATGAGAAGCGGACTATCCATGATTCTTCCTTGAGCAGTGCGATTCACAGTATAGTAGCATGCCATTTCCGCAATATCAGCGGTGCTTACAGTTTCTTCAAGGATGCCTGCAGGATTGATATGGGGCAGAGCCCGGTCTCCTCAAATACAGGCATACATACAGCAGCCATGGGCGGGATATGGTTGGCAGTGGTTATGGGCTTCGGAGGCCTTTTCAACAATGAAGGACAGCTGAAGATAGACCCTATGCTGCCGGAGGAGTGGACACGGCTCAACTATGGTATCTACTGGCGGGGCAGAAAAATACGGATAGAAGTCACAACGGGGAATGTCACGATTACTTCACCAAGTCAGGGTGAAACCCTCCTCAAGGTACATGGTCGGGAGTATCTGCTTAGGGAAAGACTTGTGATTGATAAGGAAGAGGTGCTCTATGGTAGCTGA
- a CDS encoding Gfo/Idh/MocA family oxidoreductase, which yields MGKIRVGLIGAGQIVETAHLPAYMKHKDEIEIAAICDIHIDKAKQMADKYEIPKVYGSHTEMLRECKLDAVSVCVTNRFHAAATIDALNAGCHVLCEKPPAMSYEEALAMYEASKRNNRILSFNFHFRHSQEVKAIRELIDNGTFGDIYAVRVQALRRRGIPGWGSFINKEIQGGGPLIDIGIHMLDTALYLMGFPEPDYVVAGAHQRIGNRPGIGLMGAWDHTKFTVEDSLFGFIRFKNGATLNLETSFALNIKEESIMNVHLFGEKAGATLFPLQVFSESDTALTDLEFPYLQEIDKRYESIADFINSCVYNRQPLYKGEESLVIQRLIDALYKSSETGQPVKW from the coding sequence ATGGGAAAAATCAGAGTAGGGCTGATTGGGGCGGGGCAGATAGTTGAAACAGCACATCTTCCGGCTTACATGAAGCACAAGGATGAAATAGAAATAGCGGCAATATGCGATATCCATATAGATAAAGCAAAGCAGATGGCTGATAAATACGAAATCCCAAAAGTGTATGGAAGCCATACAGAGATGCTTCGGGAGTGCAAGCTTGATGCAGTGAGTGTATGCGTGACAAACAGATTCCACGCAGCTGCAACGATAGATGCTCTAAATGCAGGCTGTCATGTGCTTTGCGAAAAGCCGCCTGCCATGAGCTATGAGGAAGCATTGGCAATGTATGAAGCCTCAAAAAGGAACAATAGGATATTGTCCTTCAACTTTCATTTCAGGCACTCGCAGGAGGTAAAGGCAATTAGAGAGCTTATAGATAACGGTACCTTCGGGGATATTTATGCTGTAAGAGTCCAGGCTTTACGGAGAAGGGGCATACCCGGCTGGGGCAGCTTTATCAACAAGGAAATCCAAGGCGGAGGACCGCTTATTGATATAGGCATTCATATGCTGGACACAGCCTTATACCTTATGGGCTTTCCGGAGCCGGATTATGTTGTTGCAGGAGCTCATCAAAGGATTGGAAATAGGCCTGGAATAGGACTTATGGGTGCTTGGGACCATACTAAGTTTACTGTAGAGGATTCTTTGTTCGGATTCATCCGTTTCAAGAATGGTGCGACCTTGAACCTTGAGACGTCCTTTGCCCTGAATATCAAGGAAGAATCAATTATGAATGTGCATCTGTTCGGAGAAAAAGCAGGGGCGACCTTATTCCCGCTCCAGGTGTTTTCTGAATCGGACACTGCACTGACAGACCTTGAATTCCCTTATCTGCAGGAAATAGATAAAAGATATGAAAGCATTGCGGATTTTATAAATAGTTGTGTTTATAATAGGCAGCCATTGTATAAGGGCGAGGAAAGCCTTGTCATTCAAAGGCTGATTGACGCATTATACAAATCGTCCGAGACTGGACAGCCGGTGAAATGGTAG
- a CDS encoding sugar phosphate isomerase/epimerase, with protein MKLATQDKPFFPENIEEKLLYIKELGFDAFEIDGALLVDRFDEVKAAVRSTGVAVSGVCGGYKGWIGDFDESKRMQCVSDISRILECAAEVGAKGIVVPAAWGMFSLRLPPMVPPRSAEEDRRALLDSLGRLESIAETTGTLVYLEPLNRYEDHMINTLDVARDIINEGGFKNVKITADFFHMNIEEKSIAQSILDNKEIIGHIHLADSQRYQPGAGHMDFISGFKALTEICYEGYMAFECRVLGENPAEEYRKSVNYIKECIVKAR; from the coding sequence ATGAAGCTGGCAACTCAGGACAAACCGTTTTTTCCCGAGAATATAGAAGAAAAACTGCTATATATAAAAGAATTGGGTTTTGATGCTTTTGAGATAGACGGAGCACTTCTGGTGGACAGATTTGATGAAGTAAAAGCAGCAGTCAGGAGCACTGGAGTCGCTGTATCCGGCGTATGCGGAGGGTATAAGGGCTGGATAGGGGATTTTGATGAAAGCAAGCGCATGCAGTGTGTTTCAGATATCAGCAGGATATTGGAATGTGCGGCAGAAGTTGGAGCAAAAGGCATCGTGGTACCTGCTGCATGGGGGATGTTTTCACTTAGACTGCCTCCCATGGTTCCGCCAAGGAGCGCTGAAGAGGACAGACGGGCACTGCTTGATTCCCTTGGAAGGTTGGAGAGTATAGCGGAGACTACAGGTACTTTGGTTTACCTGGAGCCGCTTAATAGATATGAGGACCATATGATAAATACCCTGGATGTGGCTAGGGATATTATCAATGAGGGTGGTTTCAAGAATGTAAAGATAACTGCAGACTTTTTCCATATGAATATAGAAGAGAAAAGTATTGCACAGAGCATTCTTGACAATAAAGAGATTATCGGGCACATACATCTTGCAGACAGCCAAAGGTATCAGCCTGGAGCCGGACATATGGATTTCATAAGCGGGTTTAAGGCTCTTACAGAGATATGTTATGAAGGATATATGGCTTTTGAGTGCAGGGTTTTGGGTGAAAACCCCGCCGAGGAATACAGGAAGTCCGTTAACTACATAAAAGAATGCATTGTCAAGGCAAGGTGA
- a CDS encoding zinc-binding alcohol dehydrogenase, with amino-acid sequence MPRQLIAAAPCAAEIQEYKDRGILPNEVKVKVQFAAPKHGTELTDFKGCSPFMKEKYDSDLQLFLPREENEECGVKFGEWNLGNQWVGKIVEKGSQVKDYEVGEVVCSYGGIRETHIVNAVNNYRLRKLPSNVSWKNAVCYDPAQFALGGVRDAGVRAGDRVAIFGLGAIGQIAAQICKKMGASLVVVIDPIERRRQIATENGADIALDTTGLDVGMELKKLTDKLGVDAVIETSGHPTALQSALRGLAYGGTIAYVAFGKEITSCLNFGREAHFNNARIVFSRAGSEPNPDYPRWNRKRIEDVCWEMLTNGYLNCDDIINPVVAFDDSAEGFMKYVDREPHLSIKMGVEF; translated from the coding sequence ATGCCAAGGCAATTAATTGCTGCTGCGCCATGCGCCGCAGAAATACAGGAGTATAAAGATAGAGGTATTTTACCCAATGAGGTAAAGGTGAAAGTTCAATTCGCTGCTCCGAAGCATGGGACTGAACTGACAGACTTCAAGGGATGCAGTCCCTTTATGAAAGAAAAATACGACAGCGATTTGCAGCTGTTTCTCCCCAGGGAAGAGAATGAAGAATGCGGCGTAAAGTTTGGTGAATGGAACCTTGGAAATCAGTGGGTTGGAAAAATCGTAGAAAAAGGCAGCCAGGTCAAGGATTATGAAGTAGGTGAAGTGGTATGCTCCTATGGAGGCATTAGAGAAACCCATATAGTGAACGCCGTGAATAACTATAGGCTGAGAAAGCTGCCTTCAAATGTATCCTGGAAAAACGCAGTATGTTATGATCCGGCACAGTTTGCATTGGGCGGAGTGCGGGATGCAGGCGTAAGGGCAGGAGACCGGGTCGCAATATTCGGTCTTGGAGCAATAGGGCAGATTGCCGCGCAGATATGCAAGAAGATGGGGGCGAGCCTCGTAGTTGTCATAGATCCAATAGAAAGGAGAAGGCAGATAGCGACAGAAAATGGAGCAGATATTGCTTTGGATACGACCGGCTTAGATGTAGGTATGGAGCTGAAGAAGCTGACAGATAAGCTGGGAGTGGATGCAGTAATTGAGACAAGCGGTCATCCTACTGCTCTTCAAAGTGCATTAAGAGGCTTGGCTTATGGAGGAACTATTGCTTATGTAGCCTTCGGCAAGGAGATTACCTCCTGCCTGAACTTTGGCAGGGAAGCACACTTCAACAACGCCAGAATAGTATTTTCACGTGCAGGCAGTGAGCCAAATCCTGACTATCCTCGCTGGAACAGAAAGAGAATAGAGGATGTCTGCTGGGAGATGCTGACCAATGGTTATTTAAACTGTGATGATATTATAAACCCTGTTGTAGCCTTTGATGACTCAGCAGAAGGATTTATGAAATATGTAGATAGAGAACCTCACTTGAGCATTAAAATGGGGGTGGAGTTTTAA
- the uxaC gene encoding glucuronate isomerase, translating into MRKFMDQDFLLFNDTAKILYNNYAEKMPICDFHCHLSPKEIAEDKRYKNITELWLGGDHYKWRVLRSNGVDESFITGNKPDKEKFLKWAEAVPDTIGNPVYHWTHLELKRFFGIDKLLSPDTAEEIWQLCNEKLQSGELTARSFIIKSKVKVICTTDDPIDSLEYHRAIAEDTSFDVKVLPTFRPDKAINIELDWFGPWIQELEAVIGRPVDTLEKLLNGLKERLVWFEKHGCFISDHALDTVQYEEGTYEEADTIFRKALKKEPLSQQEVRKYKSFMLLFLGREYARLGWTMQYHIGALRNNSARMLKSLGPDTGFDSIHDRNMAPELSKLLDMMDSTNELPKTILYCLNPRDNEVIAAMTGNFQDGSVAGKIQFGSGWWFNDQKDGMEGQMEALSQMGLLSRFVGMVTDSRSFASYTRHEYFRRILCNKIGTLVENGEYPADIDRLGQIIQNICYNNAVRYFNLSELVG; encoded by the coding sequence ATGAGAAAATTCATGGATCAAGACTTTCTTTTATTCAATGATACAGCGAAAATCCTATATAACAATTATGCAGAAAAGATGCCTATCTGTGACTTTCATTGTCATTTAAGTCCAAAAGAAATAGCAGAGGACAAAAGATATAAGAACATAACAGAGTTATGGCTTGGAGGCGACCATTACAAATGGCGGGTTCTGCGTTCTAATGGTGTCGATGAATCCTTTATTACGGGGAATAAACCCGATAAAGAAAAATTCTTGAAATGGGCAGAAGCTGTTCCTGATACTATCGGTAATCCGGTTTATCATTGGACACATTTAGAACTTAAGAGGTTTTTCGGTATAGACAAATTACTCTCCCCAGACACGGCGGAAGAGATTTGGCAGTTATGCAATGAAAAGCTGCAAAGTGGTGAACTGACCGCAAGGTCTTTCATAATAAAATCTAAAGTTAAGGTCATCTGTACCACGGACGACCCGATTGATTCGTTGGAATACCATAGAGCAATAGCAGAAGACACATCCTTTGACGTGAAAGTGTTACCAACCTTCAGACCGGATAAAGCCATAAATATTGAGCTGGATTGGTTTGGACCATGGATTCAAGAGTTAGAGGCTGTCATCGGGAGGCCTGTGGATACACTGGAAAAGCTGCTGAATGGCTTAAAGGAACGCCTGGTGTGGTTTGAGAAACATGGCTGCTTTATATCTGATCATGCCCTAGATACGGTGCAGTATGAAGAGGGAACCTATGAAGAGGCAGATACCATTTTTAGAAAAGCTCTTAAGAAAGAGCCGCTGTCTCAGCAGGAAGTGAGAAAATACAAGAGTTTCATGCTGTTATTTTTAGGACGTGAATATGCACGGTTAGGTTGGACCATGCAATACCATATCGGTGCCTTACGAAATAATTCTGCACGCATGCTTAAGAGTTTGGGACCGGATACTGGATTTGATTCCATTCATGACAGAAATATGGCACCAGAGCTTTCTAAATTATTAGATATGATGGACAGTACGAATGAATTGCCTAAAACAATCTTATATTGCTTAAACCCTCGGGACAATGAGGTGATAGCTGCCATGACAGGCAATTTTCAAGACGGCAGTGTTGCTGGCAAAATTCAATTCGGATCGGGTTGGTGGTTTAATGATCAAAAGGATGGTATGGAAGGACAAATGGAAGCGTTAAGCCAAATGGGACTATTAAGCCGCTTTGTCGGTATGGTAACGGATTCAAGAAGCTTCGCTTCTTATACGAGACATGAATATTTCAGACGTATTTTATGCAATAAGATCGGTACACTTGTTGAGAATGGGGAATACCCTGCAGACATTGACCGGCTTGGCCAAATTATTCAAAACATATGCTACAACAATGCTGTGCGTTATTTTAACCTGTCGGAATTAGTGGGCTAA